A genomic stretch from Streptomyces fungicidicus includes:
- a CDS encoding Tex family protein translates to MTTPLTGSIEGRIAEELGVRERQVRAAVELLDGGSTVPFIARYRKEATEMLDDAQLRTLEERLRYLRELEERRTAILESVREQGKLTDELEASIRGAETKARLEDIYLPYKPKRRTKAQIAREAGLEPLAEGLLGDPGVDPLAAAAAFVDAGKGVADPGAALEGARAILTERFSEDADLIGELRERMWVRGRLVAKVREGKEEAGAKFSDYFDFAEPFTELPSHRVLAMLRGEKEEVLDLVLQPEEPTDGPSSYEGIVAGRFGIAQRGRPGDKWLGDTVRWAWRTRILVHLGIDLRLRLRTAAEDEAVRVFAANLRDLLLAAPAGTRATLGLDPGFRTGVKVAVVDATGKVVATDVIHPHVPANRWDEAVAKLARLAKEHAVELIAIGNGTASRETDKLAGELITRHPELKLTKVMVSEAGASVYSASAFASQELPDMDVSLRGAVSIARRLQDPLAELVKIDPKSIGVGQYQHDLSEVKLSRSLDAVVEDCVNGVGVDVNTASAPLLARVSGITSGLAENIVAHRDGNGPFRSRGELKKVSRLGPKAYEQCAGFLRIRGGDDPLDASSVHPEAYPVVRRMVASSGAEVAALIGNTAVLRSLRAPDFVDETFGLPTVSDILKELEKPGRDPRPAFKTAVFKEGVEKIADLSSGMVLEGVVTNVAAFGAFVDVGVHQDGLVHVSAMSKTFVKDPRDVVKPGDIVKVKVLDVDVPRKRISLTLRLDDEAAPQGQAPSGERRQRGGRPPQQRQGRGGGSRQAPAPANGAMADALRRAGLVDPKNGRR, encoded by the coding sequence AGGGTCCATCGAAGGCAGGATCGCCGAGGAACTCGGCGTACGGGAGCGGCAGGTCAGAGCCGCGGTGGAGCTGCTCGACGGCGGTTCGACCGTGCCCTTCATCGCCCGCTACCGCAAGGAAGCGACCGAGATGCTCGACGACGCGCAGCTGCGCACGCTCGAGGAGCGGCTGCGCTATCTGCGGGAGCTGGAGGAGCGCCGGACGGCGATCCTGGAGTCGGTGCGCGAGCAGGGCAAGCTCACCGACGAGCTGGAGGCGAGCATCCGGGGCGCGGAGACCAAGGCGCGCCTGGAGGACATCTATCTGCCGTACAAGCCCAAGCGCCGCACCAAGGCGCAGATCGCCCGCGAGGCGGGGCTGGAGCCGCTGGCGGAGGGGCTGCTCGGCGACCCGGGCGTCGACCCCCTCGCCGCGGCCGCCGCGTTCGTCGACGCCGGCAAGGGCGTCGCCGACCCGGGGGCGGCGCTGGAGGGCGCGCGGGCCATCCTCACCGAGCGGTTCTCGGAGGACGCCGACCTGATCGGCGAGCTGCGCGAGCGCATGTGGGTGCGCGGGCGGCTGGTCGCGAAGGTCCGCGAGGGCAAGGAGGAGGCGGGCGCCAAGTTCTCCGACTACTTCGACTTCGCCGAACCGTTCACCGAGCTGCCCTCCCACCGGGTGCTGGCGATGCTGCGCGGCGAGAAGGAGGAGGTCCTCGACCTCGTCCTGCAGCCGGAGGAGCCCACGGACGGGCCGTCGTCGTACGAGGGGATCGTCGCCGGCCGGTTCGGGATCGCCCAGCGGGGGCGTCCGGGTGACAAGTGGCTGGGCGACACGGTCCGCTGGGCCTGGCGCACCCGCATCCTGGTGCACCTCGGCATCGACCTCAGGCTGCGGCTGCGTACGGCGGCCGAGGACGAGGCGGTGCGGGTCTTCGCGGCCAATCTGCGCGACCTGCTGCTCGCCGCCCCGGCGGGCACCCGCGCGACGCTCGGCCTGGACCCGGGCTTCCGCACGGGCGTGAAGGTCGCCGTGGTGGACGCGACCGGCAAGGTCGTCGCCACGGACGTGATCCACCCGCACGTCCCGGCGAACCGCTGGGACGAGGCCGTCGCCAAGCTGGCGCGGCTGGCGAAGGAGCACGCGGTCGAGCTGATCGCGATCGGCAACGGTACGGCGTCCCGCGAGACCGACAAGCTCGCCGGTGAACTCATCACCCGGCACCCCGAGCTGAAGCTGACCAAGGTGATGGTCTCCGAGGCGGGCGCCTCCGTGTACTCGGCCTCCGCCTTCGCCTCCCAGGAACTGCCCGACATGGACGTGTCGCTGCGCGGCGCGGTGTCGATCGCGCGGCGGCTGCAGGACCCGCTGGCGGAGCTGGTGAAGATCGACCCCAAGTCGATCGGGGTGGGCCAGTACCAGCACGACCTGTCCGAGGTGAAGCTGTCGCGCTCGCTGGACGCGGTGGTGGAGGACTGTGTGAACGGCGTGGGTGTGGACGTCAACACCGCGTCCGCGCCGCTGCTCGCCCGGGTCTCCGGCATCACGTCGGGGCTGGCCGAGAACATCGTGGCGCACCGGGACGGCAACGGACCGTTCCGGTCGCGCGGCGAGCTGAAGAAGGTGAGCCGGCTCGGCCCGAAGGCCTACGAGCAGTGCGCGGGCTTCCTGCGGATCCGCGGCGGGGACGACCCGCTGGACGCGTCCAGTGTGCACCCGGAGGCGTACCCGGTCGTGCGGCGGATGGTGGCGTCCTCCGGGGCGGAGGTCGCCGCGCTGATCGGCAACACCGCGGTGCTGCGGTCGCTGCGGGCGCCGGACTTCGTGGACGAGACGTTCGGTCTGCCCACCGTGAGCGACATCCTCAAGGAGCTGGAGAAGCCCGGGCGGGACCCGCGGCCGGCGTTCAAGACGGCCGTCTTCAAGGAGGGCGTGGAGAAGATCGCCGACCTCTCCTCGGGGATGGTGCTGGAGGGCGTCGTCACCAACGTCGCCGCGTTCGGCGCGTTCGTGGACGTCGGTGTGCACCAGGACGGCCTGGTGCACGTCTCCGCGATGTCGAAGACGTTCGTGAAGGACCCGCGGGACGTGGTGAAGCCGGGGGACATCGTCAAGGTGAAGGTGCTCGACGTGGACGTCCCGCGGAAGCGGATCTCGCTGACGCTGCGCCTGGACGACGAGGCCGCGCCGCAGGGTCAGGCGCCCTCCGGGGAGCGGCGGCAGCGCGGCGGGCGTCCGCCGCAGCAGCGCCAGGGCCGCGGCGGCGGCTCGCGCCAGGCCCCCGCGCCGGCGAACGGCGCGATGGCCGACGCGCTGCGCCGGGCCGGTCTGGTCGACCCCAAGAACGGCAGGCGCTGA
- a CDS encoding ABC-F family ATP-binding cassette domain-containing protein, with protein MTATLVAKNLAAGHGDRSLFTGLDLVVAPGDVIGLVGANGAGKSTLLRLLAGLTAPEHGELRLSPPAATVGHLPQEPERRPGESVRDFLARRTGVADAQRAMDEATQALVDGAPGADDAYATSLERWLSLGGADLDERAEEVAGTLGLAVGPEQPMTSLSGGQAARAGLASLLLSRYDVFLLDEPTNDLDLDGLERLEHFVTGLRAGTVVVSHDREFLTRTVTKVLELDLAQRRINLYGGGYEAYLEERDVARRHARDDYEEYADKKAALQDRAQTQRAWMDKGVKNARRKAGGDNDKIGRKFRSEASEKQAAKARQTQRMIERLEVVEEPRKEWELRMEIASAPRSGAVVATLRDAEVRRGGFTLGPVSLQIDWADRVAVTGANGAGKSTLLGALLGRVPLDAGHAALGSGVLLGEVDQARALFHGPESLLDAFRPAVPDLEPADIRTLLAKFGLKADHVTRPAATLSPGERTRAALALLQGRGVNLLVLDEPTNHLDLPAIEQLESALNAYEGTLLLITHDRRMLDAVRVTRRLEVADGKVTER; from the coding sequence ATGACTGCCACCCTCGTCGCCAAGAACCTCGCCGCCGGGCACGGAGACCGCTCCCTGTTCACCGGTCTCGACCTCGTCGTCGCCCCCGGCGACGTGATCGGCCTGGTCGGCGCCAACGGCGCGGGCAAGTCCACGCTGCTGCGCCTGCTCGCCGGACTCACCGCACCGGAACACGGCGAGCTGCGCCTCTCCCCGCCCGCCGCGACCGTCGGACACCTCCCGCAGGAGCCGGAGCGCCGGCCGGGCGAGAGCGTGCGGGATTTCCTGGCCCGCCGCACCGGCGTCGCCGATGCCCAGCGGGCGATGGACGAGGCCACCCAGGCCCTGGTGGACGGAGCGCCGGGCGCGGACGACGCGTACGCCACGAGTCTGGAGCGCTGGCTGTCCCTGGGCGGCGCCGACCTCGACGAGCGGGCCGAGGAGGTCGCCGGCACCCTCGGCCTGGCCGTCGGCCCGGAACAGCCGATGACGTCCCTGTCCGGCGGCCAGGCGGCCCGCGCGGGCCTCGCCTCCCTCCTCCTGTCCCGCTACGACGTCTTCCTCCTCGACGAGCCGACCAACGACCTCGACCTGGACGGACTGGAACGCCTCGAGCACTTCGTGACCGGACTGCGTGCCGGGACCGTCGTGGTCAGCCACGACCGCGAGTTCCTCACCCGCACGGTCACCAAGGTCCTCGAACTCGACCTGGCCCAGCGCCGGATCAACCTCTACGGCGGTGGCTACGAGGCCTATCTGGAGGAGCGGGACGTGGCCCGCCGGCACGCCCGTGACGACTACGAGGAGTACGCCGACAAGAAGGCCGCCCTCCAGGACCGGGCGCAGACCCAGCGGGCCTGGATGGACAAGGGCGTGAAGAACGCCCGCCGCAAGGCGGGCGGCGACAACGACAAGATCGGCCGCAAGTTCCGCAGCGAGGCCAGCGAGAAGCAGGCCGCGAAGGCGCGTCAGACGCAGCGCATGATCGAGCGCCTGGAGGTGGTCGAGGAGCCGCGCAAGGAGTGGGAGCTGCGCATGGAGATCGCCTCGGCCCCCCGCTCGGGCGCGGTCGTCGCCACCCTCCGGGACGCGGAGGTCCGGCGCGGCGGCTTCACCCTGGGACCGGTGTCGCTGCAGATCGACTGGGCGGACCGGGTGGCCGTCACGGGCGCCAACGGCGCGGGCAAGTCCACCCTGCTCGGCGCCCTGCTGGGCCGCGTACCGCTCGACGCGGGGCACGCCGCCCTGGGTTCCGGGGTCCTGCTCGGCGAGGTCGACCAGGCCCGCGCGCTGTTCCACGGCCCGGAGAGCCTGCTCGACGCGTTCCGCCCGGCGGTGCCGGACTTGGAACCGGCCGACATCCGCACCCTGCTGGCCAAGTTCGGCCTCAAGGCGGACCATGTGACGCGCCCCGCGGCCACCCTCTCCCCGGGCGAACGCACCCGCGCCGCCCTCGCCCTCCTGCAGGGCAGGGGCGTCAACCTCCTGGTGCTCGACGAGCCGACCAACCACCTGGACCTGCCGGCCATCGAACAACTCGAATCGGCCCTGAACGCCTACGAGGGCACCCTCCTGCTCATCACCCACGACCGCCGCATGCTCGACGCGGTCCGGGTGACCCGGCGCCTGGAGGTCGCCGACGGCAAGGTCACCGAGCGCTAG
- a CDS encoding putative glycolipid-binding domain-containing protein encodes MPTSRVITWEVTASGGYETAWAELGGDALRARGRAVGTLPEPYWITYELVTGAGFVTRRLRVTAEDASGSRSLDLRHDVRGGWSADGERLDGLDGALDCDLGLCPLTNTMPVLRHGLHRAPGEREFLMAWVSVPDLAVRPSRQTYTHLGPRRVRYASGDFRSDLALDEDGFVVDYLRLARRLGSRGQGPSAR; translated from the coding sequence ATGCCGACATCACGCGTCATCACCTGGGAGGTCACGGCGAGCGGGGGGTACGAGACCGCCTGGGCCGAACTCGGCGGGGACGCCCTGCGGGCCCGCGGGCGGGCCGTCGGGACCCTTCCGGAGCCGTACTGGATCACCTATGAGCTGGTGACCGGGGCCGGCTTCGTCACCCGGCGGCTGCGGGTGACCGCCGAGGACGCCTCCGGCAGCCGCTCGCTGGACCTGCGCCACGACGTCCGGGGCGGCTGGAGCGCCGACGGCGAGCGGCTCGACGGCCTGGACGGCGCCCTCGACTGCGACCTGGGGCTGTGCCCGCTGACCAACACCATGCCGGTGCTGCGGCACGGCCTGCACCGCGCCCCGGGCGAACGGGAGTTCCTGATGGCGTGGGTGTCCGTGCCCGACCTGGCGGTGCGGCCGTCACGGCAGACGTACACGCATCTCGGGCCCCGGCGCGTCCGTTACGCGTCCGGGGACTTCCGCAGCGATCTCGCACTCGACGAGGACGGCTTCGTCGTCGACTACCTGCGCCTGGCGCGGCGGCTGGGCTCTCGGGGCCAAGGGCCTAGCGCTCGGTGA